A window of Chitinophaga sp. MM2321 contains these coding sequences:
- a CDS encoding DUF4293 domain-containing protein has translation MIQRIQSLYLLLAGGAGVAALFYNMWKAKLNTGTETYVNASSNYLLFVLYVIIILLAAICIFLFKKRKVQFRLTIFNILFTVAALAYQYYVVQETANKLASGGNSIVSASYLPASFLPILIIIFLFLAARGIFKDEKLIKSLDRLR, from the coding sequence ATGATACAACGCATCCAGAGTCTTTATTTGCTGTTGGCTGGCGGTGCAGGCGTCGCCGCCCTGTTTTACAACATGTGGAAAGCCAAATTAAACACCGGCACTGAAACGTATGTGAATGCGTCCAGCAACTACCTCCTGTTTGTCCTTTACGTCATCATTATACTGCTGGCGGCGATATGCATCTTCCTCTTTAAAAAGCGTAAAGTGCAGTTCCGCCTGACTATCTTCAACATCCTGTTTACGGTAGCTGCATTGGCATACCAGTATTATGTGGTACAGGAAACGGCTAACAAACTGGCCAGTGGCGGCAACAGCATCGTTTCTGCTTCTTATCTCCCCGCATCTTTCTTACCTATCCTGATCATCATTTTCTTATTTCTTGCTGCAAGAGGAATTTTTAAAGATGAGAAACTGATTAAGTCATTGGATAGACTCAGATAA
- a CDS encoding acetyl-CoA C-acyltransferase, translated as MQVAYIVDVVRTPIGRYGGALSTIRPDDMLAHLIKALLKRNPSLDPAVIEDVIAGAANQAGEDNRDVARMAALLAGLPVTVAGNTVNRLCASGMQAVMDVARAVMCGEGDVYLAGGVESMTRAPLVMGKSEGAFSRKAEIFDSTIGWRFTNKKLADMYYPYSMGETAENVARQWNISREEQDLFAFRSQTRYRQALDAGRWGAEIIPVPITPNKEEQVLFSRDEHPRETTLEKLAGLRPAFAKDGTVTAGNSSGINDGAAAVLVVSEKALKQFNLQPLAIIRSMAVAGVDPSIMGIGPVPASQKALRRAGLTVNQLHLAELNEAFASQSLACMRDLGINPEIVNVNGGSIAIGHPLGCSGARILTTLLHEMKRRPETRYGLATMCVGVGQGAAMIVEKA; from the coding sequence ATGCAAGTTGCTTACATAGTAGATGTGGTACGTACGCCTATCGGCCGTTATGGGGGTGCATTAAGCACCATTCGTCCGGATGATATGCTGGCGCATCTGATTAAAGCATTATTAAAAAGGAATCCCTCCCTGGACCCTGCTGTTATTGAAGATGTGATTGCGGGAGCAGCCAACCAGGCAGGAGAAGATAACAGGGATGTAGCCCGGATGGCCGCTTTACTGGCTGGTTTGCCGGTTACCGTGGCTGGCAACACCGTGAACCGGTTATGTGCTTCAGGTATGCAGGCCGTGATGGATGTTGCCCGTGCAGTGATGTGTGGTGAAGGAGATGTATACCTGGCTGGTGGCGTGGAAAGCATGACCCGTGCGCCGCTGGTAATGGGTAAATCGGAAGGGGCTTTCAGCCGCAAGGCGGAGATCTTTGACTCCACTATCGGCTGGCGTTTTACCAATAAAAAGCTGGCGGACATGTACTACCCGTATTCCATGGGTGAAACCGCAGAAAATGTTGCCAGGCAGTGGAATATAAGCCGGGAGGAACAGGATTTGTTTGCATTTCGCAGTCAGACCCGCTACCGTCAGGCCCTGGATGCCGGTCGGTGGGGCGCGGAGATTATTCCGGTACCCATTACGCCCAATAAAGAAGAGCAGGTATTATTTTCGAGAGATGAACATCCGCGGGAAACTACGCTGGAAAAGCTTGCAGGGCTGAGACCCGCATTTGCAAAAGACGGAACGGTAACAGCGGGTAATTCTTCCGGTATCAACGACGGCGCTGCCGCTGTATTGGTGGTATCTGAAAAGGCATTGAAACAATTTAACCTGCAACCGCTGGCGATCATCAGGTCTATGGCAGTAGCCGGCGTAGATCCTTCCATTATGGGAATAGGCCCTGTACCTGCCTCACAGAAGGCATTGCGCCGCGCAGGACTGACCGTAAACCAGTTGCACCTGGCAGAGCTGAATGAGGCATTTGCCTCCCAGTCACTCGCCTGTATGCGCGATCTGGGCATTAATCCGGAAATCGTCAATGTAAACGGTGGCTCTATTGCTATCGGTCACCCGCTGGGTTGTAGCGGTGCAAGAATCTTAACTACTTTATTGCATGAAATGAAGCGCCGGCCTGAAACAAGATACGGCCTTGCTACCATGTGTGTAGGCGTGGGACAGGGAGCAGCGATGATTGTAGAGAAAGCTTAA
- a CDS encoding ABC transporter permease encodes MEFKFFYHFGNFLLMLKGMFSRPENMRLYWKQFMQQCVDIGVGSFGIVFIISLFMGGVTTLQTAYQLVSPIIPKSTIAQVVRDTIILEFAPTLTCIVLAGVIGSKIASELGNMRISEQIDALEIMGINTKGYLILPKILAAVLMIPLLVAIAGFLGIWGGKEAGVLSGIISEEQFIQGLRQDFRAYNVFFAMAKSYTFGFIIASVSAYYGYNVKGGALEIGKASTTAVVVSCVLILFMDYALTAILL; translated from the coding sequence ATGGAGTTCAAATTCTTCTATCATTTCGGAAACTTTCTGCTCATGCTTAAAGGCATGTTTTCCCGGCCGGAAAACATGCGGTTGTACTGGAAACAGTTTATGCAGCAGTGTGTTGATATTGGCGTAGGGTCGTTTGGGATAGTCTTTATTATTTCCCTGTTTATGGGAGGTGTAACTACCCTGCAAACTGCTTATCAGCTGGTAAGTCCTATTATTCCCAAGAGTACCATCGCGCAGGTGGTACGGGATACCATCATTCTTGAATTTGCACCAACGCTTACCTGTATTGTACTGGCAGGGGTGATTGGTTCAAAAATAGCGTCGGAGCTGGGGAATATGCGTATTTCAGAACAGATTGACGCCCTGGAAATTATGGGGATCAATACCAAAGGATACCTGATCCTGCCTAAAATATTGGCTGCTGTGCTGATGATACCGTTACTGGTGGCTATCGCCGGCTTCCTCGGTATATGGGGTGGCAAGGAAGCAGGGGTATTGTCAGGCATCATTTCTGAAGAACAGTTTATACAGGGACTCCGGCAGGACTTCAGAGCGTACAACGTATTTTTTGCGATGGCCAAATCATATACCTTCGGATTTATCATTGCCAGTGTATCCGCCTATTACGGTTATAATGTAAAAGGGGGCGCACTGGAAATAGGTAAGGCCAGCACGACCGCCGTGGTGGTGAGCTGCGTACTGATATTATTTATGGACTACGCATTAACGGCAATATTACTGTAA
- a CDS encoding NADP-dependent malic enzyme: MARKLNKQDALDYHAMGRPGKIEVVPTKDTKTQWDLSLAYSPGVAEPCKEIFNDVENVYKYTAKGNLVGVISNGTAVLGLGNIGPEASKPVMEGKAVLFKIFADIDVFDIELNTMDPDSFVAAVKALEPTFGGINLEDIKSPECFEIEERLRKELKIPVMHDDQHGTAIISGAALLNALELVKKKIEKVKLVVNGAGAAAMACVKLYVALGAKPENFIMFDKDGVLNKSRTDLTDMHMQFATSSKVKNLAEAMKGADVFLGLSVGNVITQEMIRSMAKHPVVFAMANPDPEIAYDTAIAARPDIIMATGRSDYPNQVNNVLGFPYIFRGALDVRATQINEAMKLAAVRALADLAKSPVPDIVNMAYNERSISFGPKYIIPKPLDPRLLSTVAPAVAKAAMDSGVAANPITDWEAYKQELNSRLGLDNQLFRVIGTKARRDPRKVVFAEADNIKILKAAQVVSDEGIAHPILLGNEIRIRQLMLENSIEMDDAVIIDPKSDEMQAKRHHFGELFFEKRKRKGFNLYEAKKIMRERNYFGCMMVETGEADALISGLTRKYPDTIRPALQVIGMEEGAKRVAGMYIINTKRGPLFLADTTVNFNPTAEELADITLMVAKEVKHFNITPRIAMLSYSNFGSSPTPEAQLVSKAREIVKQRDPSLIVDGEIQAAMAFNKEILKDNYPFTELMEEEVNTLIFPNLTAGNVAYNLLQEVAGFDAIGPILLGMKKPVHILQLGSTVRQIVNVVNIAVVDAQEKCCRAEVAQKGKKK; encoded by the coding sequence ATGGCAAGAAAACTGAATAAGCAGGATGCATTGGACTATCATGCAATGGGGAGGCCGGGTAAAATTGAAGTAGTACCTACAAAAGACACAAAAACACAATGGGATCTCTCTCTCGCCTATTCTCCTGGTGTAGCTGAACCTTGCAAAGAAATTTTCAATGACGTAGAAAACGTTTATAAATATACCGCAAAAGGAAACCTTGTGGGTGTTATCAGTAATGGTACCGCCGTATTGGGGCTGGGAAATATTGGTCCGGAAGCCAGTAAACCGGTCATGGAAGGTAAAGCGGTATTATTCAAAATATTTGCGGATATCGACGTATTTGATATTGAACTGAATACCATGGATCCCGACAGCTTCGTTGCTGCGGTAAAAGCCCTGGAGCCTACTTTTGGCGGCATCAACCTGGAGGATATAAAAAGCCCTGAATGCTTTGAAATTGAAGAGCGGTTGCGCAAGGAATTGAAAATCCCGGTGATGCATGATGATCAGCATGGTACCGCCATCATTTCGGGCGCTGCACTGTTGAATGCACTGGAACTTGTTAAAAAGAAAATAGAAAAAGTTAAGCTGGTGGTGAATGGCGCAGGCGCCGCTGCCATGGCCTGTGTGAAGCTATACGTAGCATTGGGTGCAAAGCCTGAAAACTTCATCATGTTTGATAAGGACGGCGTATTGAATAAATCACGTACCGATCTTACAGATATGCACATGCAGTTTGCAACCAGTTCAAAAGTAAAAAATCTGGCGGAAGCAATGAAAGGTGCGGATGTATTCCTGGGTCTTTCTGTAGGTAATGTGATTACCCAGGAAATGATCAGGAGTATGGCCAAGCACCCTGTTGTATTTGCCATGGCTAATCCGGATCCGGAAATTGCTTACGATACTGCTATTGCGGCACGCCCGGATATCATTATGGCTACAGGCCGTTCTGACTATCCTAACCAGGTGAACAACGTACTGGGCTTTCCTTACATTTTCCGTGGCGCACTGGACGTAAGGGCTACACAGATTAATGAGGCCATGAAACTGGCTGCTGTAAGGGCGTTGGCCGATCTGGCCAAATCCCCGGTGCCTGATATTGTGAACATGGCTTATAATGAAAGGAGCATCAGTTTTGGTCCTAAATATATCATTCCTAAACCGCTGGACCCGCGTCTGTTGAGTACTGTAGCGCCTGCCGTTGCAAAAGCTGCGATGGATAGTGGCGTAGCGGCTAATCCAATTACAGACTGGGAGGCTTACAAACAAGAGCTGAACAGCCGCCTGGGATTGGATAATCAGCTGTTCAGGGTAATTGGTACCAAAGCGCGCCGTGATCCACGCAAGGTGGTATTTGCGGAAGCTGATAATATCAAGATCCTGAAAGCCGCACAGGTAGTGAGTGATGAAGGCATTGCGCATCCTATTCTGTTGGGTAATGAAATACGCATCCGTCAACTGATGCTGGAAAACTCCATTGAGATGGATGATGCTGTTATCATTGATCCCAAGAGTGATGAGATGCAGGCGAAGCGCCATCACTTTGGCGAGCTTTTCTTTGAAAAGCGTAAGCGTAAAGGATTCAACCTGTATGAAGCAAAAAAGATCATGCGGGAGCGTAACTACTTCGGTTGTATGATGGTGGAAACAGGGGAAGCAGATGCATTGATTTCCGGTCTTACCCGTAAGTATCCGGATACAATCCGTCCTGCCCTGCAGGTAATTGGTATGGAAGAAGGGGCGAAGCGGGTAGCTGGTATGTATATCATCAATACCAAACGTGGTCCGTTGTTCCTGGCTGACACCACTGTAAATTTCAACCCTACTGCGGAGGAACTGGCAGATATTACGCTGATGGTGGCCAAAGAAGTAAAGCATTTTAATATCACACCGCGTATTGCCATGTTGTCTTACTCTAACTTCGGTTCCAGTCCAACGCCGGAAGCGCAGCTGGTGAGCAAGGCCCGTGAAATCGTAAAACAGCGTGACCCTTCTCTCATTGTAGATGGTGAAATCCAGGCAGCGATGGCCTTTAACAAGGAAATTCTGAAAGATAACTATCCGTTTACCGAGTTGATGGAAGAAGAAGTAAACACCCTCATCTTCCCTAATCTTACAGCGGGTAATGTGGCTTATAACCTGTTACAGGAAGTGGCAGGCTTTGATGCTATCGGACCTATATTATTAGGGATGAAGAAACCGGTGCATATTCTGCAGTTAGGTAGTACGGTAAGACAGATTGTCAACGTGGTAAACATTGCGGTGGTGGATGCCCAGGAGAAATGCTGCCGTGCAGAGGTAGCGCAGAAAGGAAAGAAAAAATAA
- the uvrA gene encoding excinuclease ABC subunit UvrA yields MATKVKKKETVIDPQRVSPQDHIFIKGARVHNLKNVSVSIPRSKLVVVTGVSGSGKSSLTMDTLYAEGQRRYAESLSSYARQFLMRMNKPDVDYIKGICPAIAIEQKVITRTPRSTVGSMTEIYDYLRLLFGRVGKTYSPVSGQLVKKHEVSDVVDFIVKLKHGSKVLLLVPFRRHAKRDVKEELNILMQKGFSRLYSPSAEGTGLLRIEELQEQKKPAVPEDAWVLIDRLVVKDFEEDDQHRIADSVQTAFYESEGDCYLEVDGKPMNHFANRFELDGIQFEEPVPNLFSFNNPYGACPSCEGFGQVLGIDADLVIPDKRLSVFEGAVAPWRGEKMGEYKEALIKASRKFGFPVHKPIADLTDEQVKLLWTGNEHFYGLNEFFKMVEQNLYKVQYRVLQARYRGRTICPECGGGRLRKEALYIKVGGCNIADLVDMPVENLQVWFTKLELNEYDQQIAKRILFEINHRLKTLMDVGLGYLTLNRVANTLSGGESQRIQLTRTLGSNLTNSMYILDEPSIGLHARDTHRLIRVLKELRDLGNTVVVVEHDEQMMEEADYIIDMGPLASHLGGEVIFAGTYPEILTDGKSLTGKYLSGNLRIDPPLKLRKWKKAITLEGCRQHNLKDITVDFPLEVLTVVTGVSGSGKTTLVKQILYPALMKLKGEFAERVGYHKAMTGAIDDITQIEMIDQNPIGKSSRSNPVTYIKAYDEIRDLYSKQPLSKMRGFLPKHFSFNVDGGRCDACKGEGEVVVEMQFLADVHLLCESCGGKRFKDEVLEVTYKGKNIYDVLELSVDEALDFFKDEKDVCNKIRPLSEVGLGYIKLGQSSDTLSGGEAQRVKLASFLGKGKAQGHIMFIFDEPTTGLHFHDIKKLLNSFNALINQGHTVLVIEHNLDVIRSADWLIDLGPEGGAGGGNLLYAGEPDGLKNVKGSYTGEYI; encoded by the coding sequence ATGGCTACAAAAGTTAAAAAGAAGGAAACCGTAATTGATCCTCAGCGGGTTAGCCCACAGGACCATATTTTTATAAAAGGCGCAAGGGTACATAACCTGAAGAATGTAAGTGTCTCTATCCCCCGTAGTAAACTAGTAGTGGTTACGGGCGTGTCCGGTTCGGGAAAATCTTCCCTGACCATGGATACCTTGTATGCCGAAGGGCAACGCCGCTATGCGGAAAGTCTCAGTTCTTATGCCCGGCAGTTTCTCATGCGGATGAACAAGCCGGATGTAGACTATATAAAAGGTATTTGCCCGGCTATAGCTATTGAGCAAAAGGTGATCACCCGCACCCCCCGGTCTACCGTGGGTTCTATGACGGAAATATATGATTACCTCCGCCTCCTGTTTGGCCGCGTGGGTAAAACCTATTCTCCTGTTTCGGGGCAACTGGTGAAAAAGCATGAAGTAAGTGATGTGGTGGATTTTATCGTGAAATTGAAACACGGCAGCAAAGTATTGCTGCTGGTGCCTTTCCGCCGTCACGCTAAAAGGGATGTGAAAGAGGAACTGAATATCCTGATGCAGAAAGGATTTTCAAGGCTTTATTCGCCCTCCGCGGAAGGTACCGGATTATTGCGCATTGAAGAATTACAGGAACAAAAAAAACCGGCAGTACCAGAAGATGCCTGGGTACTGATAGACAGACTCGTAGTAAAAGATTTTGAGGAAGATGACCAGCATCGTATTGCCGACAGCGTACAAACAGCTTTCTATGAAAGTGAAGGCGACTGTTATCTGGAAGTAGACGGCAAACCGATGAACCATTTTGCCAATCGTTTTGAACTGGATGGTATCCAGTTTGAAGAACCTGTTCCAAACCTGTTCTCTTTCAATAACCCCTATGGTGCTTGCCCTTCCTGCGAAGGGTTTGGCCAGGTATTGGGTATTGATGCCGACCTGGTAATACCAGATAAGCGGCTGAGTGTATTTGAAGGCGCAGTGGCGCCCTGGAGAGGAGAGAAGATGGGCGAATACAAAGAAGCACTGATAAAAGCATCGCGCAAATTCGGATTCCCCGTACACAAGCCCATAGCAGATCTTACAGATGAACAGGTGAAGTTGCTATGGACCGGCAACGAACATTTCTATGGACTGAATGAGTTCTTCAAAATGGTAGAGCAAAACCTCTACAAGGTGCAGTACCGTGTATTACAAGCGCGTTATCGCGGTCGCACTATCTGCCCCGAATGTGGTGGCGGGCGTTTACGTAAAGAAGCATTATACATTAAAGTAGGTGGCTGCAACATTGCCGACCTTGTAGATATGCCGGTGGAAAACCTGCAGGTATGGTTCACAAAACTGGAACTGAATGAATACGATCAGCAGATTGCCAAACGTATTCTCTTTGAAATAAATCACCGGCTAAAAACATTGATGGATGTAGGCTTAGGTTATCTTACCTTAAACCGTGTGGCTAATACTCTGAGTGGTGGCGAGAGTCAGCGTATACAGCTGACACGTACCCTGGGTAGTAACCTCACCAATTCCATGTATATCCTGGATGAACCAAGTATCGGTTTGCATGCGCGCGATACACACCGGTTGATCAGGGTATTAAAAGAGCTGCGCGACCTGGGTAATACCGTAGTGGTGGTAGAACATGATGAACAGATGATGGAAGAAGCAGATTACATCATCGACATGGGACCATTGGCCAGTCACCTCGGTGGTGAAGTGATCTTTGCCGGTACCTACCCGGAGATACTGACGGATGGTAAAAGTCTTACCGGTAAGTATCTCAGCGGCAACCTGCGTATCGATCCTCCTTTGAAATTACGCAAGTGGAAGAAAGCCATCACGCTCGAAGGTTGCCGGCAACATAACCTGAAAGATATAACAGTAGATTTTCCGTTAGAAGTACTGACAGTAGTAACAGGTGTGAGTGGGTCCGGGAAAACCACGCTGGTAAAGCAGATCCTCTACCCGGCACTCATGAAACTGAAAGGTGAATTTGCAGAAAGAGTGGGTTATCATAAAGCAATGACGGGTGCAATAGATGATATTACACAGATAGAAATGATTGATCAGAATCCTATCGGTAAATCATCCCGTTCCAATCCTGTTACCTACATCAAAGCGTATGATGAAATAAGGGATCTGTATTCTAAACAACCGTTGAGCAAAATGCGCGGCTTCCTGCCAAAACATTTTTCTTTCAACGTAGATGGTGGCCGCTGTGATGCCTGTAAGGGAGAAGGGGAAGTGGTAGTAGAAATGCAGTTTCTCGCAGATGTACACCTGCTTTGTGAAAGCTGTGGTGGTAAGAGGTTTAAGGACGAAGTGCTGGAAGTAACCTACAAAGGGAAAAATATTTATGATGTACTGGAACTGAGTGTTGATGAAGCACTGGATTTTTTCAAAGATGAAAAAGATGTGTGCAATAAAATACGTCCGCTCAGTGAAGTAGGATTAGGATATATAAAATTGGGTCAAAGTAGTGATACCCTGAGTGGTGGCGAAGCGCAGCGTGTAAAGCTGGCATCGTTCCTGGGCAAGGGTAAAGCGCAGGGGCATATCATGTTCATCTTCGATGAGCCTACTACCGGACTACATTTTCATGATATTAAAAAGCTGCTCAACTCCTTCAATGCATTGATCAATCAGGGACATACCGTACTGGTTATTGAACACAACTTAGACGTAATCCGCAGTGCCGACTGGCTCATAGATCTTGGACCGGAAGGTGGTGCTGGTGGTGGCAACCTGCTATATGCCGGCGAACCGGACGGATTGAAGAATGTGAAGGGAAGCTATACTGGGGAATATATTTAA
- a CDS encoding sigma-70 family RNA polymerase sigma factor, giving the protein MYKLCDEQLITLFKKGHTSALEELVHRHKDKVFTSILLLVKDSFLAEDIFQDTFIKIIDTIRAERYTEKGKFLPWAMRIAHNLCVDHFRKIKRTPMIKTGDDKDIFDVLGFSDSCIEEKIITRQSHDRVRRMLDMLPEEQREVIILRHYAELSFKEIADLTQVSINTALGRMRYGLINLRKMMTEKQICL; this is encoded by the coding sequence ATGTACAAATTGTGTGATGAGCAGTTAATCACCCTCTTTAAGAAGGGACATACTTCAGCATTGGAGGAATTGGTTCACCGCCATAAGGATAAAGTATTTACATCTATCTTATTACTCGTTAAGGATTCCTTTCTGGCAGAAGACATCTTCCAGGACACTTTCATCAAAATTATTGACACCATCCGGGCAGAACGTTACACGGAAAAAGGAAAGTTTTTACCGTGGGCCATGCGCATAGCGCATAACCTTTGCGTGGATCATTTCAGGAAGATCAAGCGTACGCCAATGATCAAAACCGGCGACGATAAAGATATATTCGATGTGCTTGGATTCAGTGATAGTTGTATAGAGGAAAAAATTATTACCCGGCAAAGCCACGACCGTGTCCGCAGAATGCTGGACATGTTACCGGAGGAACAACGTGAAGTAATTATCCTGCGCCACTATGCCGAATTAAGTTTCAAAGAAATTGCAGATCTCACGCAAGTGAGCATCAATACAGCATTAGGTCGGATGCGATATGGTCTGATCAATCTCCGCAAAATGATGACGGAGAAGCAAATTTGTCTATGA